Proteins found in one Candidatus Binatia bacterium genomic segment:
- a CDS encoding pyridoxal phosphate-dependent aminotransferase, whose product MRRDIVHVGAGNLTYEIREIVAIGRQLRDLGVEMTWENIGDPIQKGETPPGWIRQVVHELIDEPSSWGYCDTEGVLATREFLAAKVNDRPGGVQISSADILFFNGLGDAVSKVYGQLRREARVLGPSPAYSTHSSAESASSGYKHLTYNLDPYNGWMPDVDDIRMKVKYNDAIAGILLLTPDNPTGAVYPRALLEEIAEIARQYDCFIITDEIYAHIVYGGGRLHASEWVGDVPAIAMRGISKEYPWPGSRCGWIEVLNRGRDENFSRYCASLLAAKRLEVSSTTLPQMSIPRVMGDPRYAGHLRRRESLFDRRADEAVAAFAGCDSIVANKPGGAFYFTVMFKDGVLTGRQTLPIENRVVRERIEQMVQGVAPDKRFVYYLMGATGIVVVPLTGFQSEHHGFRITLLESDDAKRAWILRTLRQSIDTYVAA is encoded by the coding sequence ATGCGACGCGATATCGTACACGTGGGTGCGGGCAATCTGACTTACGAGATCCGCGAGATCGTGGCCATCGGCCGACAGCTGCGCGACCTCGGGGTCGAGATGACCTGGGAGAACATTGGCGACCCTATCCAGAAGGGCGAAACGCCGCCCGGTTGGATCCGCCAGGTCGTTCACGAGCTGATCGACGAGCCGAGCTCGTGGGGCTACTGCGACACCGAAGGGGTGCTCGCCACGCGCGAGTTCCTGGCGGCCAAGGTCAATGATCGGCCCGGCGGCGTGCAGATCTCGTCCGCCGACATCCTCTTCTTCAACGGACTCGGCGACGCCGTCTCCAAGGTCTACGGGCAGCTGCGCCGCGAGGCGCGCGTGCTCGGCCCGTCGCCGGCCTACAGCACGCACAGCTCGGCGGAGTCGGCCAGCAGCGGCTACAAGCACCTCACGTACAATCTCGACCCCTACAACGGCTGGATGCCGGACGTCGACGATATCCGCATGAAGGTGAAGTACAACGACGCGATTGCGGGCATCCTGCTGCTCACCCCCGACAACCCGACCGGGGCGGTGTACCCGCGCGCGCTGCTCGAGGAGATCGCCGAGATCGCCCGCCAGTACGACTGCTTCATCATCACCGACGAGATTTACGCCCACATCGTCTACGGCGGCGGGCGCCTGCACGCCAGCGAATGGGTTGGCGATGTGCCGGCCATCGCCATGCGCGGCATCAGCAAGGAGTATCCCTGGCCGGGCTCACGCTGCGGCTGGATCGAAGTGCTCAACCGCGGCCGCGATGAGAACTTTTCACGCTACTGCGCCAGCCTGCTGGCCGCCAAGCGGCTGGAAGTCTCCAGCACGACGCTGCCGCAGATGTCGATCCCGCGCGTGATGGGCGACCCACGCTATGCCGGCCACCTGCGCCGCCGCGAATCGCTGTTCGATCGACGCGCCGATGAGGCGGTCGCCGCGTTTGCGGGCTGCGACAGCATCGTGGCCAACAAGCCGGGGGGCGCGTTCTACTTCACCGTGATGTTCAAGGACGGCGTCCTCACCGGCCGCCAGACCTTGCCGATCGAGAACCGCGTGGTGCGCGAGCGCATCGAACAGATGGTGCAGGGTGTCGCCCCCGACAAGCGCTTCGTCTACTACCTGATGGGCGCCACCGGCATCGTGGTCGTGCCGCTCACCGGCTTTCAGAGCGAGCACCACGGATTCCGCATCACGCTGCTCGAGTCCGACGATGCCAAGCGCGCGTGGATCCTGCGCACGCTACGCCAGTCGATTGATACCTACGTGGCGGCGTAG
- a CDS encoding serine hydrolase domain-containing protein codes for MTDVPEICGSCDARFAGVRNALAQNFRAHGEVGAAVAITVEGRLVVDLWAGWVDRERTRAWQRDTLVNVFSVGKGMAALSLLILVERGQVDLDAPVARYWPEFAARGKRDVTVRMLLCHRAGLPAIRRPLPDLAMYDWELMTSALAQEEPWWEPGRQHGYHVNTFGFLIGEVVRRVSGDSIGAFFRREIAAPLAADFHFGIGPEHDDRIADYLFAATPPQIVADDDDDERRFLLGCVYMNPPGLSGPGTVNTRAWRAAEMPSTNGHANARAVARIYSALACGEAVDGIRLLRAETIAHAVAEASSGLDVVLRRPSRFGLGFQLTQPASLLGPNPRSFGHFGAGGSLGFADPDARLAFAYTMNQAGPRFQNPCTRALIAATYAAT; via the coding sequence GGGGTGCGGAACGCGCTGGCGCAGAATTTTCGCGCCCACGGCGAGGTGGGGGCCGCGGTCGCCATCACGGTCGAAGGCAGACTGGTCGTCGATCTATGGGCCGGGTGGGTGGACCGGGAGCGCACGCGCGCGTGGCAGCGCGACACCCTGGTGAACGTTTTCTCAGTCGGCAAGGGGATGGCGGCTCTCTCCCTCCTCATCCTGGTGGAGCGCGGGCAGGTCGACCTCGACGCGCCCGTGGCGCGCTACTGGCCCGAGTTCGCGGCCCGTGGGAAGCGCGATGTCACCGTGCGCATGCTTCTCTGTCATCGCGCCGGGTTGCCGGCGATCCGCCGGCCACTTCCGGACCTTGCCATGTACGACTGGGAGCTCATGACCTCCGCACTGGCGCAGGAAGAGCCCTGGTGGGAGCCCGGGCGGCAGCACGGCTATCACGTCAACACCTTCGGATTTCTCATCGGCGAAGTCGTGCGGCGCGTAAGCGGGGACAGTATCGGCGCGTTCTTTCGGCGCGAGATCGCCGCTCCACTCGCTGCGGATTTTCATTTCGGCATCGGTCCCGAGCACGACGACCGGATCGCCGACTATCTCTTCGCCGCTACGCCGCCGCAGATCGTTGCGGACGATGACGACGACGAGCGACGCTTCTTGTTGGGTTGTGTCTACATGAATCCGCCGGGGCTGTCGGGTCCCGGCACCGTCAACACCAGAGCCTGGCGGGCGGCTGAGATGCCCTCGACCAACGGCCACGCCAACGCGCGCGCCGTGGCGCGGATTTACAGTGCGCTGGCCTGTGGGGAAGCCGTCGACGGAATTCGGCTCCTGCGGGCAGAGACGATCGCGCACGCCGTCGCAGAGGCGTCCTCGGGTTTGGACGTCGTCCTGCGTCGCCCCTCACGTTTCGGGCTGGGCTTCCAGCTCACGCAGCCGGCGAGCCTGCTGGGACCGAATCCCCGAAGCTTCGGCCACTTCGGTGCCGGCGGCTCGCTCGGATTCGCCGACCCGGATGCGCGGCTGGCCTTCGCCTACACGATGAACCAGGCCGGCCCGCGCTTTCAGAACCCGTGCACCCGGGCCTTGATCGCTGCGACCTACGCCGCCACGTAG